One genomic segment of Salinibacter grassmerensis includes these proteins:
- a CDS encoding SDR family oxidoreductase codes for MSAGIEGKVVVITGASSGLGEAAARHLAEHGARVVLGARRTQRLEAIADEIVEDGGEALAVPTDVTERQQVQDLVDAAVDAFGRIDVMLNNAGVMPLSPLDRLNVDEWDQMIDVNVKGVLYGIAAALPYMKEQESGHIINVSSDAGHDVHAGSAVYAATKHAVRALSDGLRQEATPYGLRTTIISPGAVESELPDTISEGDVAEKTDALYDNHAVSADSFARAVAFAIEQPEDVDVNEILYRPTTQNL; via the coding sequence ATGAGCGCAGGAATCGAAGGGAAGGTGGTCGTGATCACGGGAGCCAGCAGTGGGCTGGGCGAGGCGGCCGCACGTCATTTGGCCGAACACGGCGCCCGCGTCGTTCTGGGGGCGCGGCGCACCCAGCGCCTCGAAGCGATCGCCGATGAGATCGTTGAGGACGGCGGGGAGGCGCTCGCCGTCCCCACCGACGTCACCGAGCGCCAACAGGTCCAGGACCTGGTTGATGCTGCGGTCGACGCGTTTGGCCGCATCGACGTGATGCTGAACAACGCCGGCGTCATGCCGCTCTCCCCGCTCGATCGGCTTAACGTCGACGAGTGGGACCAGATGATCGACGTGAACGTGAAGGGCGTCCTGTACGGCATCGCGGCGGCACTTCCCTACATGAAGGAGCAGGAGTCCGGCCACATCATCAACGTCTCCTCCGATGCGGGCCATGACGTGCACGCGGGAAGTGCCGTGTACGCGGCCACGAAGCACGCAGTGCGGGCCCTCTCCGACGGGCTGCGTCAGGAGGCAACGCCCTACGGCCTCCGCACGACCATCATCTCGCCCGGGGCCGTTGAGTCAGAACTGCCGGATACGATCTCCGAAGGAGACGTGGCCGAGAAGACCGACGCGCTCTACGACAACCACGCCGTGTCGGCCGATTCGTTTGCGCGGGCCGTCGCGTTTGCGATTGAGCAGCCGGAGGACGTCGACGTGAACGAGATCCTCTACCGGCCCACCACCCAGAATCTCTGA
- a CDS encoding thiolase family protein produces the protein MNAQNEAYIVSSVRTPAGKAEKGTLAHYRPEDLGAEAVTGALDRVDGLKPDMVEDVLMGCAFPEGPQGMNVGRLIAQKAGLPDHVPGATVNRFCSSGLQTIAQASQRIATGTADVIVAGGTESMSQVPMSGFFFQPDPGLTEEKGGTYVSMGITAENVADEYEVSRADQDRFALRSHERAVDAIDNGRFEDELVPLTVEETHYQSANGHAGEATTETETLEVDEGPRRGTNLDVLSTLPAAFREGGSVTPGNSSQRSDGGAATVVMSGDRVTDLGVDPLGMLKGFAVAGVDPELMGIGPAEAIPQVLEQTGLSLDDIGLVELNEAFASQSLAVIREVGLDPDIINVNGGAIALGHPLGCTGAKLTATLLHEMIRREVRYGLCTMCVGGGMGAAGVIENLRL, from the coding sequence ATGAATGCACAAAACGAGGCCTACATCGTCAGCAGCGTCCGCACGCCGGCCGGCAAGGCCGAGAAGGGCACGCTCGCACACTATCGGCCGGAAGATCTTGGCGCCGAGGCTGTGACTGGGGCCCTGGATCGTGTAGATGGGCTGAAGCCCGACATGGTCGAGGACGTGCTCATGGGCTGCGCGTTTCCCGAGGGCCCACAGGGAATGAACGTGGGCCGCCTGATCGCCCAGAAGGCCGGATTGCCGGACCACGTGCCGGGCGCAACGGTGAACCGCTTCTGCTCGTCGGGCCTGCAGACGATCGCCCAGGCCTCGCAGCGAATCGCCACGGGCACGGCCGACGTGATCGTGGCGGGCGGGACGGAGTCGATGAGCCAGGTGCCGATGAGCGGGTTCTTCTTCCAGCCAGACCCGGGGCTAACGGAGGAAAAGGGGGGCACGTACGTTTCCATGGGCATTACCGCCGAAAACGTGGCCGACGAGTACGAAGTGTCGCGGGCCGACCAGGACCGCTTCGCGCTGCGCTCCCACGAGCGAGCGGTGGATGCCATCGACAACGGGCGATTCGAGGATGAGCTGGTGCCGCTGACCGTGGAGGAGACGCACTACCAGTCGGCGAACGGGCACGCGGGGGAGGCTACGACCGAAACCGAGACGCTGGAGGTCGACGAGGGACCGCGTCGCGGCACGAACCTGGACGTGCTCTCGACGCTTCCCGCCGCGTTCCGGGAGGGCGGCAGCGTCACGCCGGGAAATTCCTCCCAGCGGTCCGACGGGGGCGCCGCGACGGTCGTGATGAGCGGCGACCGGGTCACGGACCTCGGCGTGGACCCGCTCGGGATGCTGAAGGGGTTCGCCGTGGCGGGCGTCGATCCGGAGCTCATGGGCATCGGGCCGGCGGAGGCGATCCCGCAGGTGCTGGAGCAGACCGGACTCTCGCTCGACGACATTGGGCTCGTGGAGCTGAACGAGGCGTTTGCGTCGCAGTCGCTGGCTGTGATTCGAGAAGTGGGGCTCGACCCGGACATCATCAATGTGAACGGCGGGGCGATTGCGCTGGGGCACCCGCTCGGCTGCACCGGGGCAAAGCTCACCGCGACGCTGCTGCACGAGATGATTCGCCGCGAGGTGCGCTATGGCCTCTGCACGATGTGTGTAGGGGGCGGGATGGGCGCCGCGGGCGTTATCGAAAATCTTCGGCTCTGA